The nucleotide sequence CGCGTCATCGTCATCCATCCGTGCGATCTTCGTCAACCCCACcagcccccaccccaccccacccaggCCCCCCCTCCTCCCCGCTCCCTCTTATCCCAATCCGCGCGCCCATCCCTCATAAATCGCCGCGGTCGGTGGCTCGCTGGAATCCGATCCGATTCCGTTCCCATTCATCACACTCCAATTCCAGCCGGAGCGGAGTGGCCGGGCGCCATGGCAGCGGCACGCGGCGGCGGATCGGCGGCGAGGGTCGGCGACTGGGACGTCGAGCTCGGGCCCGGCTGGGACTGGCGCTCCATCCCGCAGCTGCTCTCCTCCGCCTGCATCTTCATCTGCTCCGGGTGGGCTCCCCTGCCGTTCCCCCCTCCTTCGTCCGCGTCCGCTTAACTTCATTCAGATTCTAGCCCGCTGATACGTCGTTGCCAGCGTCATCTTGCCTACTGTCCCGATTACTCTCTAGTGGTAGTTTTTTCTCATTTAGTATCTTGATTGAATGGCATACCTTGTAGGCTGCATGCGGTTATGTTATGGTGCTTGTTCTTGTCACCGATACTATACTTGTGAAAATTAAGCCCCCTGTGGCTGCCTGGGTTACCACTTTCTTTTGCTGTGTGTCACTGTGTGTGTCTGTTGGTTTGGTGAGTGATTCTGTGCTAATCGTCGATATGTAAAAACTCCTTGCAAACAGAGCAGAGGCTGTTTTGGATGCTGTGAGAAGGCCGCAAAACACGTAGGCGATCTTTCCAAGAGCTTAATGGCCCATGCCCAGAATCCCACGGTGGCAGAGGAATTTTGGAGTACGACCACCATCGAGGTTGATCCGGCAGACCTACGAGCACCATACAACACATCCTCTTGGGACCTTGATCTGCATGGAGTGGGAAGCAGCCATAACCTGGGCGACTCTGCTAATCATGGTAATTCCTTTTTGAACTAGCATATGTTGTGCTCAACAGGCGTGTTTTCACCACATGTACGCATTTTCCAGATACCTTTGCAAACATCAAGCTTCATTTTGGCCGAATCTCCTGTCTTTGCATTCAGCATCTAGTAATGTTAATTGTGGAGAACACCTATGTTTTCGTTTCAGTCTATCTTAAATTATGCATATATTAGCTTGATAGCGCGTTAGAAAGATATAATACATAATAACACTGTCCACGTCCAACAGTGTTAGCCTCTCGAATCTTATTTGGTAGTCATCTATGGTATTTTATGAAGACAAGTGCAATTGCTTTACCATTTTGTCTTAGTTGTTGTGGTTCTAAGAAGGAAACTTTGTTACTAGGAAATTTGAGTTCACGCTTTTTTGGTTTAGTTGTGGGAAATCACTTTCTTTCCATGTACGAGCTAGATTTTCAGCAAAGCATTTGTTTGGGAACTTCGAGTTCATACTTCATACTTTATTTTGGATGATGTCTTTCATATTTTCCTACTAAATTTGGACTGTAACGAACTTGTGCTGGCAAA is from Triticum aestivum cultivar Chinese Spring chromosome 3A, IWGSC CS RefSeq v2.1, whole genome shotgun sequence and encodes:
- the LOC123060547 gene encoding uncharacterized protein translates to MAAARGGGSAARVGDWDVELGPGWDWRSIPQLLSSACIFICSGGCFGCCEKAAKHVGDLSKSLMAHAQNPTVAEEFWSTTTIEVDPADLRAPYNTSSWDLDLHGVGSSHNLGDSANHGFSLWQQTRDEWTENTRLRQEPVVKQIQEPVLSWNAAYESLLGSNKPFPQPIPLHEMVDFLVDIWEQEGLYD